Proteins from one Xenopus tropicalis strain Nigerian chromosome 1, UCB_Xtro_10.0, whole genome shotgun sequence genomic window:
- the ewsr1 gene encoding RNA-binding protein EWS isoform X1 yields the protein MASTDYSTYSQTGAQQSYSAYTAQPTQGYAQTAQATYGQQSYGTYAQPTDASYTQAQTTASYGQSAYATSYGQPPTGYTAPAAPQAYSQPMQGYGSTGYDSTTATTTTTQATYAAPSAYGSQPAYPSYGQQPATTASARPQDGSKPADTSQPPPSTASYAQPSMGYSQSSYSYPQVPASYPMQQVSAPPSYPPTSYSSSQTSSYEQSSYSQPSSYTQQSGYGQQASYSQQSSYGQPSSYGQQSGYGQQSSYQAPPQQQQPPPTSYPPPSSSYSSQPPGQYGQQSSSYGQQSSYRPDHSSSKSPYGQEPHQGFSSSGENRGSGGSDSRSRGRGMFERGGMSRGGRGSRGGMGGGDRAGFSKPGGLLDDGPDLDLGPPMPLPLPLDLEDELESSTIYVQGLNDNVTVEEIVDFFKHCGDVKINKRTGEPLVNLFMDKETGKPKGDGTVSFEDPPSAKTAIELCDGKDLNGNKVKVSLARKKSLLGSMRGGSLLRDNRGQPPPLRGGPMGRLGGRGGERGGFMPRGPRGPRGSPVSGNVQHRAGDWQCPNPGCGNQNFAWRTECNQCKAPKPDGPFPPFPPQGGERGRGGPGMRGGRGLMDRGVPGMFRGGRGGDRGGFRGRGMDRGFGGGRRGGPPGPPGPLMEQLGGRIGGGRRGGPSKMDKSEHRQERRERPY from the exons ATGGCGTCTACCG ATTACAGCACCTATAGCCAAACTGGAGCCCAACAAAG TTACAGTGCATATACTGCACAACCAACTCAAGGCTACGCACAGACTGCACAG GCAACTTATGGGCAGCAGAGTTATGGCACCTATGCACAGCCCACTGATGCCAGttacacacaagcacagacaacAGCCAGCTATGGCCAGTCTGCCTATGCCACTTCTTATGGACAGCCACCAACAG GATACACTGCTCCAGCTGCTCCCCAAGCATATAGCCAGCCCATGCAGGGATACGGCTCTACAGGCTATGACAGTACCACTGCAACAACTACCACAACTCAGGCTACATATGCTGCACCCTCTGCCTACGGTTCTCAACCTGCATATCCTTCTTATGGTCAGCAGCCTGCCACTACTGCATCTGCAAG acCTCAAGATGGAAGCAAACCAGCAGATACCAGTCAGCCCCCACCAAGTACAGCCTCATATGCCCAGCCCAGCATGGGATATAGTCAAAGCAGCTACAGCTACCCTCAAGTTCCAGCAAGCTATCCAATGCAGCAAGTGAGCGCCCCTCCATCCTACCCTCCTACAAG CTACTCGAGCTCTCAAACATCAAGCTACGAGCAGAGCTCCTATTCCCAGCCAAGTTCCTATACCCAGCAAAGCGGCTATGGACAGCAAGCCTCATATTCTCAGCAGAGTTCTTATGGGCAGCCAAGTAGTTACGGCCAACAAAGTGGATATGGCCAACAGAGTAGCTACCAGGCACCCCCACAACAGCAACAACCTCCTCCCACCAGCTACCCACCACCTTCGTCTTCCTATAGCAGCCAGCCCCCAGGGCAGTATGGGCAGCAGAGCAGTAGTTATGGACAACAGA GCAGCTATCGTCCAGATCACTCTAGCAGCAAAAGTCCCTATGGCCAGGAGCCCCATCAGGGTTTCTCCAGCTCTGGCGAGAATCGCGGTTCTGGAGGCTCAGACTCACGCAGCAGGGGTCGGGGCATGTTTGAAAGAGGCGGCATGAGCCGTGGTGGGAGGGGCTCTCGTGGTGGCATGGG CGGTGGAGATCGAGCTGGCTTCAGTAAGCCTGGTG GACTCTTGGATGATGGACCTGATCTTGATTTAG GACCCCCTATGCCTTTACCATTGCCTTTGGACCTAGAAGATGAGCTAGAAAGCAGTACCATATATGTACAGGGACTGAATGACAATGTGACTGTAGAAGAAATAGTGGATTTCTTTAAACACTGTGGTGATGTCAAG ATAAACAAGCGGACAGGCGAACCGCTTGTAAACCTCTTTATGGACAAGGAAACTGGGAAGCCCAAAGGAGATGGGACTGTGTCCTTTGAAGACCCACCTTCAGCTAAGACTGCTATAGAGCTTTGTGATG GGAAGGATCTTAATGGGAACAAGGTGAAAGTGTCATTGGCTCGCAAAAAGTCTTTGCTAGGTAGCATGAGAGGGGGGTCACTTTTACGTGACAACAGAGGACAGCCGCCACCTCTCCGTGGAG GTCCCATGGGTCGCTTGGGTGGCCGAGGAGGGGAACGTGGGGGATTCATGCCAAGAGGGCCACGTGGGCCAAGAGGTAGTCCAGTTAGCGGTAATGTCCAGCACAGGGCTGGTGACTGGCAGTGCCCCAACCC CGGATGTGGAAACCAGAATTTTGCTTGGAGAACAGAATGCAACCAGTGCAAGGCTCCAAAGCCTGATGGCCCTTTCCCTCCTTTCCCACCCCAAG GAGGAGAACGTGGAAGAGGTGGTCCAGGCATGAGAGGAGGCAGAGGCCTAATGGACCGTGGTGTGCCTGGTATGTTTAGAGGTGGTCGTGGAGGAGATAGAGGAGGCTTCAGAGGGCGTGGTATGGACAGAGGATTTggaggaggaaggagaggaggaccTCCAGGTCCCCCTGGTCCACTCATGGAACAGCTTGGTGGAAGAATTGGTGGTGGAAGACGAGGTGGCCCCAGCAAAATGGATAA gaGTGAGCATCGCCAGGAACGAAGAGAGAGACCCTACTAG
- the ewsr1 gene encoding RNA-binding protein EWS has product MASTDYSTYSQTGAQQSYSAYTAQPTQGYAQTAQATYGQQSYGTYAQPTDASYTQAQTTASYGQSAYATSYGQPPTGYTAPAAPQAYSQPMQGYGSTGYDSTTATTTTTQATYAAPSAYGSQPAYPSYGQQPATTASARPQDGSKPADTSQPPPSTASYAQPSMGYSQSSYSYPQVPASYPMQQVSAPPSYPPTSYSSSQTSSYEQSSYSQPSSYTQQSGYGQQASYSQQSSYGQPSSYGQQSGYGQQSSYQAPPQQQQPPPTSYPPPSSSYSSQPPGQYGQQSSSYGQQSSYRPDHSSSKSPYGQEPHQGFSSSGENRGSGGSDSRSRGRGMFERGGMSRGGRGSRGGMGSGGDRAGFSKPGGLLDDGPDLDLGPPMPLPLPLDLEDELESSTIYVQGLNDNVTVEEIVDFFKHCGDVKINKRTGEPLVNLFMDKETGKPKGDGTVSFEDPPSAKTAIELCDGKDLNGNKVKVSLARKKSLLGSMRGGSLLRDNRGQPPPLRGGPMGRLGGRGGERGGFMPRGPRGPRGSPVSGNVQHRAGDWQCPNPGCGNQNFAWRTECNQCKAPKPDGPFPPFPPQGGERGRGGPGMRGGRGLMDRGVPGMFRGGRGGDRGGFRGRGMDRGFGGGRRGGPPGPPGPLMEQLGGRIGGGRRGGPSKMDKSEHRQERRERPY; this is encoded by the exons ATGGCGTCTACCG ATTACAGCACCTATAGCCAAACTGGAGCCCAACAAAG TTACAGTGCATATACTGCACAACCAACTCAAGGCTACGCACAGACTGCACAG GCAACTTATGGGCAGCAGAGTTATGGCACCTATGCACAGCCCACTGATGCCAGttacacacaagcacagacaacAGCCAGCTATGGCCAGTCTGCCTATGCCACTTCTTATGGACAGCCACCAACAG GATACACTGCTCCAGCTGCTCCCCAAGCATATAGCCAGCCCATGCAGGGATACGGCTCTACAGGCTATGACAGTACCACTGCAACAACTACCACAACTCAGGCTACATATGCTGCACCCTCTGCCTACGGTTCTCAACCTGCATATCCTTCTTATGGTCAGCAGCCTGCCACTACTGCATCTGCAAG acCTCAAGATGGAAGCAAACCAGCAGATACCAGTCAGCCCCCACCAAGTACAGCCTCATATGCCCAGCCCAGCATGGGATATAGTCAAAGCAGCTACAGCTACCCTCAAGTTCCAGCAAGCTATCCAATGCAGCAAGTGAGCGCCCCTCCATCCTACCCTCCTACAAG CTACTCGAGCTCTCAAACATCAAGCTACGAGCAGAGCTCCTATTCCCAGCCAAGTTCCTATACCCAGCAAAGCGGCTATGGACAGCAAGCCTCATATTCTCAGCAGAGTTCTTATGGGCAGCCAAGTAGTTACGGCCAACAAAGTGGATATGGCCAACAGAGTAGCTACCAGGCACCCCCACAACAGCAACAACCTCCTCCCACCAGCTACCCACCACCTTCGTCTTCCTATAGCAGCCAGCCCCCAGGGCAGTATGGGCAGCAGAGCAGTAGTTATGGACAACAGA GCAGCTATCGTCCAGATCACTCTAGCAGCAAAAGTCCCTATGGCCAGGAGCCCCATCAGGGTTTCTCCAGCTCTGGCGAGAATCGCGGTTCTGGAGGCTCAGACTCACGCAGCAGGGGTCGGGGCATGTTTGAAAGAGGCGGCATGAGCCGTGGTGGGAGGGGCTCTCGTGGTGGCATGGG CAGCGGTGGAGATCGAGCTGGCTTCAGTAAGCCTGGTG GACTCTTGGATGATGGACCTGATCTTGATTTAG GACCCCCTATGCCTTTACCATTGCCTTTGGACCTAGAAGATGAGCTAGAAAGCAGTACCATATATGTACAGGGACTGAATGACAATGTGACTGTAGAAGAAATAGTGGATTTCTTTAAACACTGTGGTGATGTCAAG ATAAACAAGCGGACAGGCGAACCGCTTGTAAACCTCTTTATGGACAAGGAAACTGGGAAGCCCAAAGGAGATGGGACTGTGTCCTTTGAAGACCCACCTTCAGCTAAGACTGCTATAGAGCTTTGTGATG GGAAGGATCTTAATGGGAACAAGGTGAAAGTGTCATTGGCTCGCAAAAAGTCTTTGCTAGGTAGCATGAGAGGGGGGTCACTTTTACGTGACAACAGAGGACAGCCGCCACCTCTCCGTGGAG GTCCCATGGGTCGCTTGGGTGGCCGAGGAGGGGAACGTGGGGGATTCATGCCAAGAGGGCCACGTGGGCCAAGAGGTAGTCCAGTTAGCGGTAATGTCCAGCACAGGGCTGGTGACTGGCAGTGCCCCAACCC CGGATGTGGAAACCAGAATTTTGCTTGGAGAACAGAATGCAACCAGTGCAAGGCTCCAAAGCCTGATGGCCCTTTCCCTCCTTTCCCACCCCAAG GAGGAGAACGTGGAAGAGGTGGTCCAGGCATGAGAGGAGGCAGAGGCCTAATGGACCGTGGTGTGCCTGGTATGTTTAGAGGTGGTCGTGGAGGAGATAGAGGAGGCTTCAGAGGGCGTGGTATGGACAGAGGATTTggaggaggaaggagaggaggaccTCCAGGTCCCCCTGGTCCACTCATGGAACAGCTTGGTGGAAGAATTGGTGGTGGAAGACGAGGTGGCCCCAGCAAAATGGATAA gaGTGAGCATCGCCAGGAACGAAGAGAGAGACCCTACTAG
- the rhbdd3 gene encoding rhomboid domain-containing protein 3 isoform X1 — MLRAWLGSVRPPLGCCLLMFLIVCMAITGDCKYMELHLDTLQDAWEGHRLFTHVLCTHDPSLLLLSLFQLPIVCWQIEKHVGTLHFLQLSCLCTLCTSTLYLLLSWLLPVPTVPASGYLATEFALMTAQRHSHTKLTPLLLCGILITELLCTHSVLLLHICGIMIGLTFRYRLHTFLKLTKSHRRALEKCGVFQYLASVPIVKFVPSKDEDTLLPETDPRAQQRPPFLQSVVSQSAILNDIPWGELSSDTWLHNCLRDPPPTSLLMEPEELEEQLLRASIQASLREYKKEEPETQEIQKSSVSALRLQQLERMGFPTGPAVLALAATGKVERAVSLLVEGQVGADIRVTSEKPTQRHCDTRTSL, encoded by the exons ATGCTGAGAGCATGGTTGGGGAGTGTGCGCCCACCCCTTGGCTGCTGCCTGTTAATGTTTCTTATAGTCTGCATGGCAATTACTGGGGACTGCAAGTATATGGAGCTGCATCTGGACACCCTACAAGATGCATGGGAAG GACACCGCTTATTCACCCACGTACTTTGTACTCATGATCCCAGTCTTCTGCTTTTATCCTTATTCCAGCTTCCTATTGTGTGCTGGCAGATAGAGAAACACGTGGGGACATTGCATTTTCTGCAGCTCTCTTGTCTGTGCACCCTCTGCACTAGCACACTTTATCTCCTGCTGTCCTGGCTGCTGCCTGTACCCACAGTGCCAGCATCTGGTTACCTGGCTACAGAGTTTGCCTTGATGACAGCTCAGCGCCATTCCCACACTAAACTGACACCTTTGCTGCTCTGTGGGATTCTTATTACTGAGCTCCTGTGTACACATTCTGTACTTCTGCTGCACATCTGTGGGATCATGATTGGCCTGACTT TCCGCTATAGATTACACACTTTCTTGAAGCTAACAAAGTCGCATAGAAGAGCGCTGGAAAAATGTGGGGTATTTCAATACCTGGCATCTGTTCCCATTGTAAAATTTGTTCCTTCTAAGGATGAAGACACTCTTCTGCCAGAGACTGACCCCAGAGCCCAACAAAG GCCTCCTTTTTTGCAGTCTGTTGTCTCTCAGTCTGCCATTCTTAATGATATACCCTGGGGGGAGTTATCCTCTGACACTTGGTTACATAATTGCTTAAGAGACCCACCACCAACCTCACTATTAATGGAACCGGAAGAGTTGGAGGAACAGCTACTGAGGGCTAGCATCCAAGCATCTCTAAGAGAGTACAAGAAAGAAGAGCCTGAAACACAAGAAATCCAGAAATCCAGCGTGTCTGCACTCAG GCTGCAGCAGTTGGAAAGGATGGGCTTTCCCACTGGACCTGCAGTACTGGCATTAGCAGCAACAGGAAAGGTGGAAAGAGCAGTGTCCCTGCTTGTTGAGGGACAAGTTGGAGCAGACATTAGAGTGACAAGTGAGAAGCCAACACAGAGGCACTGTGACACCAGAACAAGCCTATAA
- the rhbdd3 gene encoding rhomboid domain-containing protein 3 precursor (The RefSeq protein has 1 substitution compared to this genomic sequence) — translation MLRAWLGSVRPPLGCCLLMFLIVCMAITGDCKYMELHLDTLQDAWEGHRLFTHVLCTHDPSLLLLSLFQLPIVCWQIEKHVGTLHFLQLSCLCTLCTSTLYLLLSWLLPVPTVPASGYLATEFALMTAQRHSHTKLTPLLLCGILITELLCTHSVLLLHICGIMIGLTFRYRLHTFLKLTKSHRRALKKCGVFQYLASVPIVKFVPSKDEDTLLPETDPRAQQRPPFLQSVVSQSAILNDIPWGELSSDTWLHNCLRDPPPTSLLMEPEELEEQLLRASIQASLREYKKEEPETQEIQKSSVSALRLQQLERMGFPTGPAVLALAATGKVERAVSLLVEGQVGADIRVTSEKPTQRHCDTRTSL, via the exons ATGCTGAGAGCATGGTTGGGGAGTGTGCGCCCACCCCTTGGCTGCTGCCTGTTAATGTTTCTTATAGTCTGCATGGCAATTACTGGGGACTGCAAGTATATGGAGCTGCATCTGGACACCCTACAAGATGCATGGGAAG GACACCGCTTATTCACCCACGTACTTTGTACTCATGATCCCAGTCTTCTGCTTTTATCCTTATTCCAGCTTCCTATTGTGTGCTGGCAGATAGAGAAACACGTGGGGACATTGCATTTTCTGCAGCTCTCTTGTCTGTGCACCCTCTGCACTAGCACACTTTATCTCCTGCTGTCCTGGCTGCTGCCTGTACCCACAGTGCCAGCATCTGGTTACCTGGCTACAGAGTTTGCCTTGATGACAGCTCAGCGCCATTCCCACACTAAACTGACACCTTTGCTGCTCTGTGGGATTCTTATTACTGAGCTCCTGTGTACACATTCTGTACTTCTGCTGCACATCTGTGGGATCATGATTGGCCTGACTT TCCGCTATAGATTACACACTTTCTTGAAGCTAACAAAGTCGCATAGAAGAGCGCTGGAAAAATGTGGGGTATTTCAATACCTGGCATCTGTTCCCATTGTAAAATTTGTTCCTTCTAAGGATGAAGACACTCTTCTGCCAGAGACTGACCCCAGAGCCCAACAAAG GCCTCCTTTTTTGCAGTCTGTTGTCTCTCAGTCTGCCATTCTTAATGATATACCCTGGGGGGAGTTATCCTCTGACACTTGGTTACATAATTGCTTAAGAGACCCACCACCAACCTCACTATTAATGGAACCGGAAGAGTTGGAGGAACAGCTACTGAGGGCTAGCATCCAAGCATCTCTAAGAGAGTACAAGAAAGAAGAGCCTGAAACACAAGAAATCCAGAAATCCAGCGTGTCTGCACTCAG GCTGCAGCAGTTGGAAAGGATGGGCTTTCCCACTGGACCTGCAGTACTGGCATTAGCAGCAACAGGAAAGGTGGAAAGAGCAGTGTCCCTGCTTGTTGAGGGACAAGTTGGAGCAGACATTAGAGTGACAAGTGAGAAGCCAACACAGAGGCACTGTGACACCAGAACAAGCCTATAA